The genomic stretch CTTTTAATACAATATATTAATCTTTATCgactttaaaattatatttattagtatgtcttaaaatgacttatttatttttaaaagtttgttttaaaatatattgcccattcaattttcaatataattttttccCTTCCACTTATcgatataattaatattaatattgctTTCATTACTTGCAATTTAATATCTTATATTttatacttaaataaaaataaatacatatcaTAACTTGCAATTTAATATCTTATATTttatacttaaataaaaataaataaaccaatgtACGATAAAAGTATTTTGGTAAAAATGTTATACTCTCTTTTTATCAAAAAACCAATTCTAAAAATCAATCATAACTGAATTCCAAAATAAATTTTCCAAAAAAGAGCATATTAGGAAAGAAAAAGGCTCTGTAAAACATCCTCGATACAAACTCTTGCATACATGTAAATTTCAAGAACTAATATCAAAACACATTATGAAATAGTTTAGTGATCACTGTCAACTGATTCAAAAGCTAAAAATATCTTTGAATTTGACAAATTCAGAAACTAAGCAAATGCTTTCCTACTCATATCATTAAGAGAAGAGCAACAAAAGTATCAGTAGTTCAAATGTCAAATGAGACAACCCGAAGGAAAGATCTCATGTCATAATCTTGGCAGACCTAGCAAAGAGACTGTCCACAACTTTCCCAACATTAGAAATGGTTTCTAAAGTTGCAGGGTATATAGCATCAGTTTTAGGGTCATCAAAGATAACAAGGCATCCAGCACCCTGATCCAATGTCCCGGCGAACTTCTTGTCCAAAATCATCTGCGACATCTTCCGCTCCACGTGATCAATGGGAAGCTCGATAAGTTCAGCAATATGTGCAATCTCAACCCTTGAGAATGGTTCAATCAACCTGCAAAGATTCTGCTCCAAAAGGGTGTCATACAAGGATGACAAGTGCCTATGAACAATTGGATCTTCCTCCAACTGCGCCTTGAAGTCTCGTAAAGCAGTTTCAAATAATTTCAGGGATCTTTTGGAATGAGCATCTGCAACAGCTTTCATTGCGTCCAAGTCAGGTCCAACATATTGCAGGCCTGCTTTAGAAGATATGATTCCAGCCACATCATCAGCTTGACTAACCATGATCTTACACAGCAACATGTATTTTAGGCTAAAGACAGCTTTGGGATCTTCAAGAGCATTGaaagactcaaaagcttcaaaGAAATAACTATATGCAGTTTTGTAATCCTTCTCTTCAGCATGAAGAATTCCACTCTGCAAATCTATGGCACCTTGTTGAGCTGGTGGAACATAAATAGCATTTGCAGCAGTTCTTGCGGCTGTGAGAGCAGCTTTTGCTTTGGGAAGATTTCTTAAGGAAAAGTGCAGCTTGCTTTCGAGCAAGTCTATGTCTACAAGAAGGAGTTTGTCATCTAGTCTCCTAACCTCTTTGACCAAGCCATTAAGGAGAGTCAAAGCTTGTGAGTATTCCTTAGTTTCCATCAGAAGAGTAGCAAGCCTTGCCTCAACCCGCTGCCTCAGAAAGGTACGCTTTTCATCGCGAGTCCATTGCACCATTTCTTTGCAGAGTAAAATTTGTAACTCAGATGTTCCTGGTATTTTAGCAACAGAATCAATTATTCCTCTCACAATCTTTGCAGTCTTTGCCTTGGGAATCAAGGAAAAGAATGGCCTCAACTGAGTGAGAAGGCTGCGCAGATCTTCTGCCCTATTCTCTTGCCTTAGAAGGTCGGTGAGGTTTGTTATGGCCTGCTCTTTCATGCGCAGAGCTTCTGGTGAAGAAGAAGGATCCCCGAGTACACGATAAAGAATGGAGATGCCCTCAGATGGGTCTTTAGCCTCCAATGCCAGAGCAATGGAGTCTGTTGTGGCAGGAAGAAATGAAGACATGGCTGCGACTAAGACAAagttctgcaaaaaaaaaaaaacattttgtcAATAGAGAGAAAGCTGAAAGCCAACAAATTGTGTATTATTACTGTCGATTGTTGAATGAAAATATTATCTCACTGCTAGAACTGTTCCACCAGTCTCCCAAAATATATCTAATGTTTTGACCTATTTAAACAGTTATATGTTGAATTTCAAAATCTACGAGATATAATGTAAGGGGAGCTGAAGCAGGTCAAATGTCATTAGATGATCATAGGAAACATGGATAGAAACATATCAAGTTGCACTACATTTCAAAACTAGTTAAAGAGGAAAGAATAAGATCCCAAAACAAAACCTTACGGTCAATGCAAAACATCTAACACTACTAGTACTAACGACTAATGAGTCATGACACAAAACAATGAACTCAAAACACAGACAAATGGCAGAGAGATGAAAACAGAGTGCATGTGATGGTGGACCAGTGTTGGTCTAGAATCTAGATTTTTTTTAAGGGTAAAAAGAATTACTGCCGAAGAGAAAAATAATGGAttgcatgaaaaaaaaaaaaggttgatGGATTGAAGGGATTTTAATAATCTTTCTAATTATACAGGTATTGAAAATTTGGCAGGTTAACACAGACATCATGAGTAAGGTTCTGTCATGTTAAAATATCCACCTTATTCCAATGGTAGCACTACTAAATATGTTTTCAAATGTCAGTGGCATAAGGAAGCCAATTGTGGCCTGTCATAAAGCAGACAATGCCGGCACAGCAAGGCATATATTAGTGTCAAAAGGCAGATAATAACTGCAGATATCAGTTTAGAAAGAGTGGAACAGTGCAAGAGGCTGCCACCCCAGCCCACCGGATGGTTTGGGAAGTAAGAAGGGTACGTTGAGAAAAGTCTAAACTTTTTATACAATGTAAATTTCACAATTGCAGCAATTTAAAGCAGATAAGTACTAATTGTAATCATTGACAACATTGCCCAAAATATCTGGAAAACCTTGGCCTAGTACATATCGACATAATCTACCAACTACCAAATAACATGATTTCACCTCCTCCCTGACTTCTAACTTAAACTAGCAATGTTTGTTTCCTGGTCCATCTTAAAACTCAACTACCTTCACCAGACAAATTAAAGCACACAAAGTACAACAGAAAAAACAGCAAAAAGATAAATAAACTTAAAGGagtaaaatatatatacaagggAAAAGAAGGTAACGTCAAGTCAACTATCAGCCATAAGATCCATCAAATTTTACTTCGGTTTAATTATGCAAGAGATAAAAGTATAAAAAGAACGCTAATATAAATTTGAAATAGAAATCGCAAAGGGGTTTTCACATCATTCTACATGTATAATAATACTAAACCATGCAAATAGAGAGACCTAGGACACAGTCACAAATCAATACGTGGTACATAATGAAAATACGATTTCAAACGGTTAAACTGACTCATCAAAGTCAATAACTGGTTGACTATTCAGATTTGGTTCTTCTCATTTGAGTTTgacaagagagaaaagagaacgGCACAAGACACAGCATAGGGTGACCTAAGTTCAAGTACACACCCTCACAAGTTTTACCATACAAACTCTCATCTATATCTGTGTATCACCAATGCCATGAGAAGGACTTACATTTTTAAAAGAATCATATCCTCTTATGTTCACACTAAAGGAACAGACATCATAGACAGAACAGATTATCCTTGACTAGAAAGGTGACTGGCCATGAATCGTTGACCAAAATAAAATTATCTTCAACAATAAATTTCAAGAAATAGAATGTTGAATGTTCTACTACtctaaatggacaaataattaaatattgtttatttatttgatgCAAACATATAGAATATGGAACATAACTTAAACAAAAGGAAATAAACTTTTTTATTCCGAGCAAACACGTTAATGTTTAGAAAGAAACCTACATATAACACAATATCATGTTATAAAATAGTCATAATTATAAGAACGTTAATTAGACTCGCTAAAAGATAACACAAAGAGCATTGATGTGAGGCAATACACAAGTATCACTTAGCTCTAAAAGGCAATACACAATAATTTTCAACCAGAGGGAATACCAGAGAATGGGAAACTTTAGGATAACAAGATATTACAGAAGAGACAATGGAAACCCCTTATCCTACTGTGTGCATCCATACCACTTATCACCGCATTACTTGGTTAGGTTTCTAGAAAGCTTCCACAACATTGTTTTGTTTTCTCCTTCCTTACATAGAGAAATTTGACCACAAAAACACAAACAATATAAGCATTAACAAGTCCTTCCTACTCTGTAGCATTCCTCTTCATATATCTATTCGAGACACCTCATACATCTATTCGAGATACTTCATACATCTATTCGAGACAGTAAAATCAAATCTGGAAAAAAATCAAAAGCTATACCAGAATGACTAAGGGGAGTAACCCAGCCCACACAATAAAGGTAACGGGCTACTGGGACAGCTTGCCCTTAGCTGGAATATCAATGCACACACCAATTGGTGATTTGAAATATGAATCCCACCACAAGCACTCTAGTGACGTTGAAAAACTACTactactacaacaacaacaaccaagccttatcccactaagtggggtcATCAATATAAATCAACTTTCGCATAATGTTCTTTCAAAGACCATACTTCTATTCAAATCGTTAATCTCGAggtctttcttaataacttctcttaggctatgtttgggagtttggaggggaggggaggggaaggcttccgaaaacgaatttttaaaaaaatatagagaaatatttgacattttttgaaaaaatgattttgtttagagtgataaaagagtcataatcattacaaaatttttaattttcaaaatagtataacaacctaaaagatatttggaaaatttatataagcccttcaaaaccctccaaaaccctccttcaatacaatttttgagttcccccattttatggggtttttggtgttatgaataaaaccaaaccctccaaaaccctcctactcaaaatccttttattcttttcacccaattcttcttattttttaaaaccctccccttccctccaaactcccaaacatagcctaatagTCTTTCTAGGTTTTCCTCTACCTCTAGTTGTTTAACCTCTTTCTAtctgatctactctccttaccaCATAATACAAGTACCAAACAAATCCCAGAAAACTTCCACTTAATCATATATCACAGTTACAAGCAAAATCAACTTAAAATTGAAATTACCACTCACATAAGCTAACTAAAAAATCAAGATACAACAATTTCTAGCAATATGCACCAAAATTAAGAAACCTAGATTCATGAtggatgaaaataaaaataaaatagaacaaaagAAAACCCCAAGGAACagagaaattgaaaaataaagaagGACATACTTGGATGAAAtggaggaggaagaagaaccaGAATGCTTTGGGACGATCGTAACGGAGGAAGAGCCAAAGGGTTTTAGTGTTAAGATGCAGAAGAAGAAGGTGAAAGAAAGAATATTGGGTTTACTTGTTGCTCAATACAAGAAGAATATTGGAGTGCGAAACTGAACGATTACTTTGGGCTTATCTATCATTTTGGGCCTAGGCCTTCTTTTGACAAGAACTTACTTTATGTTTAAAGTTTAATATTTGCACCCACTTTGTTATTTATAGCACCCTCTCCGctattctttttttctcttttcaactATACGAATTTtaagattatatttttattttataataatattacatGCTTTAATTAAATCTACTTTATCttgatattaatatatattttattatatttttaatttatagtttAATGAGGCATCACCATTTAAACAAGTCAAAATgtcattatcttttaaaatgtATATATACACAATGCTATTTTATATTTGATACTCACTTGGTATTAATTCTATCACTAAAATGagcacattttattatttttcactgTCTTTTAATGTATGATTGTAATTATATgactatcaatttttttttagtcTGAATCAATATTCTACTGTCATCCAAATTTTTAATCCAACTAGAACGTTGACCCGTGCGATGCCCAGGCTTTAGgattaaaaactaaaatatttattaaaagttaatatttttttattattattattattattattattattattattattattattaatgttaatttatAACAATTACATCACTATATCAAgatattttctattattattttttatttaattttagttttcataattattattaaaatatttactataaattaaaaaattgaattgaattgaattctcATTGAAGTCAACGTTAATTCCTTATTTCAATGATTTTGTTGTTTGGTATCACTATGTTATTCTTTgcatcaaatttatttattttattttaatagttttgttttggtgacttattattattattaaaatattgattacaaaataaaattgttacataaaaataaaacattctcATATGTTTTCAGTGGCTCTTAAAATATTCGACGCAGTTAttggttaaataaataatttaaataaactgAAATATATTATTAAGGGGACaatttctctacccatcacaaaaagatgggtagtgtacATTCCACTAATCAGATGACACCATTTAATTTttatctatttaattatttatatatagaacaattgtttgatgttttcaatgcattttacacTGTGGGTAACCTTACCCACCTTTTTGAGGTGGGTAAATTAGAATTCACCTATTATTAATGGTATACGTAATTATACAAATTTCGAGCTAGTGAGATGTTATTGTCATTAAAAACATTTAGTATCGAATGATAAATATGACAAATTCAATAATAAcagttaatttatatatttatatgtcaAAGTACATGTAGAAATGGATGATTAAGCACATGTTTTTTAAACAAATCTTCTATAAATTTAATTCTAAAACATGTATATTTTGTTCTCCtacccaaaaaaaaaacataatgggTGAGTAGGCACTCTATTTTTTAAACAAACTTTCTCTAAGTTGACCTATAGTTCTAGAACATGTATAAAAAaattttcctgaaaataaataaattatgagAACACATGttaattgaaaaatataagtataaaaataataaagattttatgattatgattgttaaactttaatattattatttttatagcagtgatttaatattattattattattaatataattattaatgttattttaattattaatataataccaatttaataaataatataattaaggttattctatatatatatatatatatatata from Vicia villosa cultivar HV-30 ecotype Madison, WI linkage group LG4, Vvil1.0, whole genome shotgun sequence encodes the following:
- the LOC131596191 gene encoding 26S proteasome non-ATPase regulatory subunit 11 homolog — protein: MSSFLPATTDSIALALEAKDPSEGISILYRVLGDPSSSPEALRMKEQAITNLTDLLRQENRAEDLRSLLTQLRPFFSLIPKAKTAKIVRGIIDSVAKIPGTSELQILLCKEMVQWTRDEKRTFLRQRVEARLATLLMETKEYSQALTLLNGLVKEVRRLDDKLLLVDIDLLESKLHFSLRNLPKAKAALTAARTAANAIYVPPAQQGAIDLQSGILHAEEKDYKTAYSYFFEAFESFNALEDPKAVFSLKYMLLCKIMVSQADDVAGIISSKAGLQYVGPDLDAMKAVADAHSKRSLKLFETALRDFKAQLEEDPIVHRHLSSLYDTLLEQNLCRLIEPFSRVEIAHIAELIELPIDHVERKMSQMILDKKFAGTLDQGAGCLVIFDDPKTDAIYPATLETISNVGKVVDSLFARSAKIMT